GTATATTTTGGTTATAAActggaaatttttaataaaataaaataatttgttctcTGTTTTGTCATTAGTACCTgattgaatataattttttaaatcatcttctAGCCGaactagcatggctcagtggttgagccttgacctatgaaccaggaggtcatggttagattcaggttggggcacatgcccatgtttcagactccatccccagtaggggatgtgcaggaggcagccgatcaattattctctctcatcattgatgtttctctcgctctctcctcccttcctctctgaaatcaataaaatattttttaaaaatcaccttctAGACTCTATTAGACTGCTACTTTTAAATTAGGATATTCTTGTAATAATCACTTTTCATTCATAACATAGGATTCACAATCTGGAACATAGCAGACAAACACACACCATCATGTATCATGGCTCTTTCACATTTACTTTGTCAATACAGGTTAAGACCCATCTCTGTACGTTGTCACATCCTCTGTACATAACACGTATCCTCAGTACTAGGCACATAATAGGGGCTCAGTGAATATCTGCTGCAAAACACGAATCCATTGGATACAGCCCCGGGAGCCTTGTGACGCAGTTGCAAGCGTGCGTAGGGGCGGGGGAAGTAGCAGCCGCCAGCGCGCTCCGCCCTCTTCCACTGCGGCCGTGGGAATGGAAACATCTGACCCACAGGCCAGCGCCCAGCCTTCGCGGGTGTCATCGCGAGACCAGCTCGCTGGACTATCCGTGTCCAGTCAGGGACGTTTTGACTCACTGGACCTTGCAGAACTGGCTAAAAAGCAACAATGGTGGCATAAGCTCTTCGGGCAGGAATCTGGACCCGCAACTGAAAGGTATAGCATGGCCGCCCAGCTGATAATTGGAGGCGTCACTGGTTGGTGCACCGGCTTCATATTCCAGAAAGTTGGGAAGTTGGCTGCAACAGCTGTGGGAGGAGGTTTTTTCCTCCTCCAGCTTGCGAACCATGCCGAGTACATCAAAATTGACTGGCAACAAGTAGAGAAGGACATGAAGAAAGCCAAGGAACAGCTGAAGGGCCAGAGGAGCACCCAGTTCCCTATGGAGGTGAAAAGCAAAGCCGAGGAGATCGTGTTGTTTGTGAAGACGAACATCATGTTGGCTGGTGGATTTCTCGGAGGCTTTCTGCTTGGCATGTATTCCTAAGGAGGACAACTTCGTTTCCATTATTCCTGGCTTTCTACCCGCTAGCCTCTTCACGCCATCTTAGGACGTCAAGTCTCTTCTCACTCCTCCTCTGTGCCTTCCTCCCTGCGGTGGCATATCTGAATGGCTTCTATAAGGCATTTGTTGGTACAAACTGACATGGCCCTACTGTGAGCCTCCGGCAACACCGGAAGAGATAGCAGACATTAGCTCTCCTCCCAGAACACTCCCCACCTGGCTAAGCTGTAGGTCAACAAGAATGTTCCTTTCCCCCTATATAAGATATTTCCTAAAACATAGTGCAAGATGGCGCACCATGGAGGATAGGTGGATCCTCAAAGGTTGTCCCAAACTTGATTTGGAAAAGGAGTAACAAGCACATAGATACTTGACTATGTGCTGCATGAAAAGGAACTGAATACATTCGCCTTAAAGcatgaaagggggcgggggggggggaatacatTAAAGTATATCAATTTCCCAACAGGAAAGCCTACTCACATAAGCAAATCActtttgggtgtttttgtttttcttattttgtttgcatAAGAAGGCAGACCAGGATTTAAACTACTATTAGAGTTTCTTGCCTGGATAATGCAGTTTTTAGTTGGAAGATACCTTAGAAATCATATGGTTCAATCTTTAACCCAGTATGGGAATTCTTCAGAACCATCTTTTATAAGCCTCTGCATGAATGATTTCAGTAATAGGAAGCTCACTACTCTGTAAAGCCTTCCATTCCATTTTGAGGCAGCTTATTATATAAACGCTTTCCATATACTGAGTGACAGATGTATTTCTTTGTTACCTTCACACATTGGTATTGCCCTACAGATATCCAGTAATTCCTTCACAGTATTATTTTCTAAACATTTGAGAAAAACTATGCTGTTTCATCCAAATTTTTTCTCTAGGCAAAATATGTCCCATTCTCCAATTcctgtcttatttttctcttctctcatgACTTCCTTTTAGACCCAGTAGTTCCCTTCCAAAGACTCCAGTTGTGAATATT
The sequence above is a segment of the Myotis daubentonii chromosome 5, mMyoDau2.1, whole genome shotgun sequence genome. Coding sequences within it:
- the LOC132236097 gene encoding FUN14 domain-containing protein 2-like; this encodes MSLAQPREPCDAVASVRRGGGSSSRQRAPPSSTAAVGMETSDPQASAQPSRVSSRDQLAGLSVSSQGRFDSLDLAELAKKQQWWHKLFGQESGPATERYSMAAQLIIGGVTGWCTGFIFQKVGKLAATAVGGGFFLLQLANHAEYIKIDWQQVEKDMKKAKEQLKGQRSTQFPMEVKSKAEEIVLFVKTNIMLAGGFLGGFLLGMYS